One genomic window of Evansella cellulosilytica DSM 2522 includes the following:
- a CDS encoding DUF1934 domain-containing protein, whose protein sequence is MGNSIPVEIQMKTTIRDGNQQDTSVMKSTGHLIQKSLSTFLRFEEPNEENEKQLTMQTVKIQNGEVTVIRKGAVTMNQRFIPGIETEGMYHSKFGSLLMITKTNKADFQWDDVNSEGQLHLTYTLTLQGAKAGDYEMRVSIKEVS, encoded by the coding sequence TTGGGAAATAGTATACCCGTAGAGATTCAGATGAAGACGACCATTCGCGATGGAAACCAACAAGATACAAGTGTAATGAAATCGACTGGTCATTTAATTCAAAAGTCATTATCTACGTTTTTACGCTTTGAAGAACCGAATGAAGAAAACGAAAAGCAGCTAACCATGCAAACTGTTAAAATACAAAATGGGGAAGTTACTGTCATACGTAAAGGGGCAGTGACGATGAACCAACGCTTTATCCCTGGTATAGAGACGGAAGGAATGTACCATAGCAAATTCGGATCGTTACTCATGATCACTAAAACGAATAAAGCTGATTTTCAATGGGACGATGTGAATAGTGAAGGGCAGCTTCACTTAACATATACGCTTACACTTCAAGGGGCGAAGGCTGGAGACTATGAAATGCGTGTATCAATAAAGGAGGTCAGTTAA
- the speE gene encoding spermidine synthase, with amino-acid sequence MEFWFTEKQTNDFGITMRVKKTYHSEKTEFQQLDMVETAEFGNMLILDGMVMTTEKDEFVYHEMVAHVPLFTHPNPKHVLVVGGGDGGVIREILKHPTVEKATLVEIDGKVIEYSKQYLPSIAGKLEDPRVEVKVDDGFMHIAKSDHEYDVIMVDSTEPVGPAVNLFTKGFYEGISKALKEDGIFVAQTDNPWFHEELIKNAYRDVKETFPITRLYTANIPTYPSGLWTFTLGSKKFDPLEVSDERFHEIETKYYTKEIHKAAFALPKFVKDLTE; translated from the coding sequence ATGGAGTTTTGGTTTACAGAGAAGCAAACGAATGACTTTGGCATTACGATGAGAGTAAAAAAAACATACCATAGTGAAAAAACTGAATTTCAACAATTGGACATGGTGGAAACAGCAGAGTTCGGAAATATGCTCATATTAGATGGCATGGTTATGACGACTGAAAAAGACGAGTTCGTTTATCATGAAATGGTAGCACACGTACCGCTTTTTACTCACCCAAATCCGAAACATGTTTTAGTAGTAGGTGGTGGAGATGGCGGTGTCATTCGAGAAATATTAAAGCACCCTACTGTAGAAAAAGCAACATTAGTTGAAATCGATGGAAAAGTAATAGAGTATTCAAAGCAATATTTGCCTTCTATAGCAGGAAAGCTGGAAGACCCTCGTGTAGAAGTAAAGGTTGACGATGGGTTTATGCATATCGCAAAAAGTGATCATGAGTATGACGTCATCATGGTTGATTCCACCGAACCAGTAGGACCTGCTGTAAATTTGTTTACGAAAGGCTTTTACGAAGGAATATCGAAGGCACTAAAAGAGGATGGTATTTTTGTTGCCCAAACGGACAACCCATGGTTCCATGAAGAGTTAATTAAAAATGCGTATCGTGACGTTAAAGAAACCTTTCCAATAACGCGCTTATATACGGCAAATATACCGACATACCCAAGCGGGCTATGGACGTTTACATTAGGATCAAAAAAATTCGACCCACTCGAAGTGAGTGATGAGCGGTTCCATGAAATTGAAACAAAATATTACACAAAGGAAATCCACAAAGCGGCATTTGCTTTACCGAAGTTTGTAAAAGATTTGACGGAATAG
- a CDS encoding transglycosylase domain-containing protein has translation MEVLTRTAIRKRKRRWRRLFKLSILLLTISLCAVAAVVTYAYQLEPPSLSVQETSVLYSANEEVIGEFHQGQNRHWIPLENMGDAIVEATLAIEDRRFYDHQGFDFFRIGGAVVTNVRSNSMAQGASTITQQYARNLFLTHDKTWTRKMDEAFYALRLELHYTKSEILEGYLNTIYYGHGAYGIEAAANLYFQKNAEDLTIAEAAMLAGIPKGPNIYSPFINEDRAKGRQETVLFTMEEAGFITSEERQSYVNEELSYAVDDDIEANVVAPYFQETVLNWLRNDLGIDSSVLESGGLEIHTTLDTSMQKIAERLVKEELGGQDHLQTGFVAIDPQTGEVKSLVGGVDYDKSSFNRVTQAARQPGSTLKPHLYYAALENGMRPNSMLKSEATEFHYDNTEYPVTNFDAYAEDYVTMLEALAVSDNIFAVKTHFLLGLDQLVDTAARFGISTPLPELPSVALGSRAINILEMVNSYSAYANGGSVVEPHFVRKVVDRDGNILFEAENEKEQVFNPDLIAVMNNMMEAMFEPELSEGRYARVTGASLAQFLDRPTAGKSGSTEFDSWMIGYNPQIVTGVWVGNDDNERLNSNNGEYTHARAIWGQFMKEAMAGEEIIDFEVPDNVVEVDINPHTGLLATESCPISRPTLFYAGTEPTEYCYEHIEGAEEENPERKFDEHQKTEDEKREKFLDKIFDWFS, from the coding sequence ATGGAAGTACTTACTAGAACCGCTATTAGAAAACGTAAACGTAGATGGAGAAGATTATTTAAGCTTTCCATTCTTTTACTCACTATTTCCCTATGCGCAGTTGCGGCTGTTGTCACATACGCGTACCAGCTAGAGCCACCCTCACTTTCTGTTCAAGAAACATCTGTCTTATACTCTGCCAATGAAGAAGTTATTGGCGAGTTCCATCAAGGGCAAAACCGACATTGGATTCCTTTAGAAAACATGGGTGACGCTATTGTAGAGGCAACTTTAGCCATTGAAGATCGACGCTTTTATGATCACCAAGGCTTTGACTTTTTTCGAATAGGTGGCGCTGTCGTAACGAACGTACGGTCAAATTCAATGGCTCAAGGCGCTAGTACAATTACACAGCAATATGCAAGAAATCTATTTTTAACACATGATAAAACATGGACTAGAAAAATGGATGAAGCTTTTTATGCATTACGTCTTGAGCTCCATTATACGAAAAGTGAGATTTTGGAAGGGTATTTAAACACGATATATTATGGACACGGTGCGTATGGAATTGAAGCAGCCGCCAACTTATATTTTCAAAAAAACGCAGAAGATTTAACGATAGCTGAGGCGGCAATGCTAGCTGGTATTCCGAAGGGACCTAACATTTATTCTCCATTTATAAACGAAGATCGTGCGAAAGGTCGTCAAGAAACGGTGTTATTTACAATGGAGGAAGCTGGATTCATCACTTCTGAAGAAAGACAAAGCTATGTAAATGAGGAATTATCGTATGCAGTTGACGATGACATTGAGGCGAACGTCGTTGCACCATATTTTCAAGAAACGGTGTTAAATTGGTTAAGAAATGATTTAGGAATAGATTCGAGTGTACTAGAAAGTGGTGGATTAGAGATACATACGACACTAGATACATCGATGCAAAAAATTGCTGAGAGGCTTGTAAAGGAAGAGCTTGGTGGACAAGATCATCTGCAAACTGGTTTTGTCGCAATAGATCCCCAGACTGGTGAAGTAAAATCACTCGTTGGCGGTGTCGATTATGACAAGAGTTCATTTAACCGGGTGACTCAAGCAGCCAGACAGCCAGGTTCAACGTTGAAGCCTCACTTATATTACGCGGCTTTAGAAAATGGTATGAGGCCAAATTCAATGTTAAAAAGTGAAGCTACAGAGTTTCACTATGATAATACAGAATATCCAGTAACTAACTTTGACGCCTATGCTGAGGATTATGTAACGATGTTAGAGGCGCTCGCTGTTTCTGATAACATTTTTGCAGTGAAAACTCATTTTTTACTTGGACTCGATCAATTAGTCGATACAGCAGCACGTTTCGGCATTTCCACACCTCTACCTGAGCTACCATCTGTTGCATTAGGCTCTCGTGCCATCAACATTCTTGAAATGGTAAATAGCTATAGTGCTTATGCAAATGGCGGCTCCGTCGTTGAACCTCATTTTGTAAGAAAAGTAGTTGACCGCGATGGCAATATATTATTTGAAGCCGAAAATGAAAAGGAGCAAGTATTTAATCCTGATTTAATAGCAGTCATGAACAATATGATGGAGGCAATGTTTGAGCCAGAACTAAGTGAAGGTAGATATGCAAGAGTAACCGGTGCATCATTAGCCCAGTTTCTCGATCGGCCCACTGCTGGGAAAAGTGGCTCTACTGAATTTGATAGTTGGATGATTGGATATAATCCACAAATTGTTACTGGGGTTTGGGTTGGTAATGATGACAATGAAAGGTTAAATTCTAATAATGGAGAATACACACATGCTCGTGCCATATGGGGACAGTTTATGAAAGAGGCAATGGCTGGTGAAGAAATTATTGATTTTGAAGTTCCTGATAATGTAGTAGAGGTAGATATAAATCCACATACTGGGTTATTAGCAACCGAATCATGTCCAATTAGTAGACCTACCCTTTTTTATGCAGGAACGGAGCCTACAGAGTACTGCTATGAGCATATCGAAGGGGCTGAGGAAGAAAATCCTGAAAGAAAGTTTGATGAGCACCAGAAGACAGAGGACGAAAAAAGAGAAAAGTTCCTCGATAAGATTTTTGATTGGTTTAGTTAA
- a CDS encoding YwhD family protein, whose protein sequence is MDLFDNKKDEKKRSQGFNILSSDSTDGHGGYGAGVLNLNNVSPVFIDVEEGEAFVDMGALHARSVVEKGIKFLPDKEEVPNGRPYWLVWVTVDQRNGGPAYVGLGACELTVDREIRRGYKNFPEHVNNMDRSLKGRVMVSQMDDKSKQILQHYLENFNEEMWNRADEELKKALETSTE, encoded by the coding sequence ATGGACTTGTTTGATAACAAAAAGGATGAAAAGAAGCGATCGCAAGGGTTTAACATTTTAAGCTCTGACTCAACAGATGGCCATGGAGGCTATGGAGCAGGAGTACTAAATTTAAATAACGTCTCTCCAGTTTTTATTGATGTAGAAGAAGGAGAAGCGTTTGTCGATATGGGCGCATTACATGCGCGAAGTGTTGTAGAGAAAGGAATTAAGTTTCTTCCTGACAAAGAGGAAGTGCCAAATGGAAGACCGTATTGGCTCGTTTGGGTAACTGTTGATCAAAGAAATGGTGGCCCAGCGTATGTTGGTCTTGGGGCGTGTGAATTAACAGTCGACAGAGAAATTCGAAGAGGATACAAAAACTTCCCAGAACACGTAAACAATATGGACCGGTCGCTAAAAGGTAGAGTGATGGTTTCTCAAATGGATGATAAATCTAAACAAATTTTGCAACATTATTTAGAAAATTTTAATGAAGAGATGTGGAATCGCGCAGATGAAGAGCTAAAAAAAGCGTTAGAAACTAGTACTGAATGA
- a CDS encoding 2-hydroxymuconate tautomerase, with protein sequence MLYENYYRERGTYIMPIVTVKLLEGRSDDQKRALVEKVTAAVSETTNAPAEKVAVIIEEMSPNHYGVAGKRVSDS encoded by the coding sequence ATACTATACGAGAACTATTATCGTGAAAGGGGTACATACATTATGCCGATCGTTACTGTTAAACTACTTGAAGGACGTTCCGATGACCAAAAACGCGCGCTAGTTGAAAAAGTCACTGCCGCTGTTTCTGAAACGACAAATGCTCCAGCTGAAAAGGTAGCTGTCATCATTGAAGAGATGTCGCCAAATCATTATGGAGTAGCAGGAAAAAGAGTGAGTGATTCTTAA
- a CDS encoding YwgA family protein — protein sequence MLQEHCKLLALLKETGEVVGRKKLQKLIYIAKKLHFPFYEKYQFHLYGPYSEELNLRVEEMSELTFVEEVKEKKAGYYQYRYKLSDKGNEFLELSSYQLPESKGVFNDINEKSSKFLELVSTVLFFEDLSREEVEEKVFTLKAKQNYSKEDIEEAYAFIANTRKKLIQ from the coding sequence TTGTTACAAGAGCATTGCAAGCTATTAGCATTGTTAAAGGAAACAGGGGAAGTCGTAGGGAGAAAGAAGCTACAAAAGCTTATTTATATAGCTAAAAAGCTTCATTTTCCGTTTTATGAAAAATATCAATTTCACTTATACGGTCCATACTCTGAGGAATTAAATTTGCGCGTGGAAGAAATGAGTGAGCTTACGTTTGTAGAAGAGGTAAAAGAAAAGAAGGCAGGATACTATCAATATCGTTATAAGCTCTCTGATAAAGGTAATGAATTTCTAGAACTGTCAAGCTATCAATTACCCGAGTCAAAAGGTGTTTTTAATGATATCAATGAAAAAAGCTCAAAGTTTCTTGAACTCGTATCTACAGTTTTATTTTTCGAGGACCTCTCCCGAGAGGAAGTGGAAGAAAAAGTCTTCACACTAAAAGCAAAGCAAAACTACTCAAAGGAAGATATCGAAGAAGCGTACGCTTTTATCGCAAACACAAGGAAAAAACTAATACAATAG
- a CDS encoding HD domain-containing protein, which yields MSKKGAAMTGRFGRLEEEKVFKDPVHRYIHVRDELIWELIGTREFQRLRRVRQLGTTYLTFHGAEHTRFNHSLGVYEIMRRIVENMEEREHWDSEERLVCLSAALLHDIGHGPFSHSFEKVFHTDHEEWTRKIILGDTEVHKVLLKMGQDFPKKVADVIAKTYPNKLVVSLISSQIDADRMDYLLRDAFYTGVSYGHFDMERLLRVMRPMEDSAVFKHSGMHAVEDYIMSRYQMYWQVYFHPVTRSAEVILSKILHRAKHLYEQNYQFKDKPKHFISLFSGSITLEDYLKLDESIILYYFQEWQDEADAILKDLCQRFMDRRLFKYVECDPSAQMKIWTELNQLFIKIGLDPTYYLVIDSSSDLPYDFYRPGEEEERLPIHLLKPTGELRELSRESDVVEAISGKKRTDHKLYFPKDILENDTTFAEEKKRILELLMAQEG from the coding sequence ATGAGCAAGAAAGGAGCCGCTATGACGGGAAGGTTTGGAAGGCTAGAAGAAGAAAAAGTATTTAAAGATCCAGTACACCGTTATATTCACGTTCGAGACGAACTAATATGGGAACTGATAGGAACGAGAGAGTTTCAGCGACTAAGACGAGTTCGCCAATTAGGTACGACGTACTTAACATTCCACGGTGCAGAGCACACTCGTTTTAACCATTCACTAGGAGTATATGAAATTATGCGCCGTATAGTGGAGAACATGGAGGAAAGAGAGCACTGGGATTCTGAAGAGCGGCTCGTTTGTCTTTCAGCAGCACTTCTCCATGATATTGGACACGGACCATTTTCTCATTCATTTGAAAAGGTTTTTCATACCGATCATGAGGAATGGACGCGAAAAATCATTTTAGGCGATACGGAAGTACATAAAGTGCTATTAAAAATGGGACAAGATTTCCCAAAAAAAGTCGCTGATGTCATTGCAAAAACGTATCCAAACAAACTCGTTGTAAGCTTAATATCGAGTCAAATTGATGCGGATCGAATGGACTATCTTCTTCGCGATGCCTTTTACACAGGAGTAAGCTACGGCCACTTTGATATGGAGCGTCTCTTACGCGTGATGCGCCCGATGGAAGACTCAGCTGTTTTTAAGCATAGCGGCATGCATGCAGTAGAAGATTACATTATGAGTCGTTATCAAATGTATTGGCAAGTATATTTCCATCCAGTAACAAGAAGTGCGGAAGTCATTTTGAGCAAAATTTTGCACCGTGCTAAACATTTATATGAACAAAACTATCAATTTAAAGACAAGCCTAAACATTTTATTTCATTATTCTCTGGAAGCATCACACTGGAAGATTACTTGAAGCTAGATGAATCGATTATCCTTTATTACTTCCAAGAATGGCAAGACGAAGCAGACGCCATTTTAAAGGATTTGTGTCAAAGGTTTATGGATCGAAGACTATTCAAGTATGTGGAGTGTGACCCAAGCGCGCAAATGAAGATTTGGACAGAGTTAAATCAATTATTTATAAAAATTGGACTAGATCCTACTTATTATTTAGTCATTGACTCTTCTTCTGATTTACCATATGACTTCTACCGTCCCGGTGAAGAAGAGGAAAGATTGCCAATTCATTTATTAAAGCCTACAGGCGAACTACGAGAGCTATCAAGGGAATCTGATGTAGTAGAGGCCATTTCAGGTAAAAAGAGAACGGATCACAAGCTTTATTTTCCGAAGGATATATTAGAGAATGATACAACCTTTGCAGAAGAGAAAAAACGTATTTTGGAGCTACTTATGGCACAGGAGGGGTAA
- a CDS encoding DUF1450 domain-containing protein, which produces MANEFRICDDCLATNIHTLVPRLKKLDPEAKIEIACQSYCGPGRKKSFAFVNDRPISAPDEKQLLEKVKKKINSKVAK; this is translated from the coding sequence ATGGCAAATGAATTTCGCATCTGTGATGATTGCCTGGCCACAAACATACACACTTTAGTACCAAGGTTAAAAAAACTAGATCCTGAAGCTAAAATAGAGATTGCTTGTCAATCATATTGTGGTCCAGGACGTAAGAAATCATTTGCTTTTGTGAATGATCGTCCTATTTCTGCTCCAGACGAAAAACAGCTTCTAGAAAAAGTGAAAAAGAAGATAAACAGTAAAGTGGCCAAATAG
- a CDS encoding lipoate--protein ligase family protein, whose product MKDFESPLFRKKWFILDQSVVGLGMNPIQSFAIDDTLCRRIGQEDDSGIARSWVHNNTVVLGIQDHRLPHIETGIDFLKEAGYDVIVRNSGGLAVVLDEQVLNISLLFQDNKEMSIDHGYELMVMLIRLLLGELGEEVIDGEVKESYCPGRYDLSIAGKKFAGISQRRIRGGVAVQIYIAVSGSGSSRAALIKQFYDQAVQGAPTKFEYPKIIPTKMTSLDELSTQPFSVQSLMHSLLITLSRLCDELRTYQLTDEDWNNYEDNLARMIKRNEKLH is encoded by the coding sequence ATGAAAGATTTCGAATCCCCTTTATTTCGAAAAAAATGGTTTATATTAGATCAATCAGTTGTTGGCTTAGGGATGAATCCAATCCAATCGTTTGCGATAGATGACACGCTATGTCGGCGCATTGGTCAAGAAGATGATTCGGGAATTGCCCGTTCGTGGGTTCACAATAATACGGTTGTGCTAGGAATTCAGGACCATCGTCTGCCACATATTGAAACAGGCATCGACTTTCTTAAAGAAGCAGGGTATGACGTGATCGTACGTAATTCAGGTGGATTAGCAGTCGTTTTAGATGAACAAGTGTTAAACATCTCCCTCCTATTTCAAGATAATAAGGAGATGTCTATTGATCATGGCTATGAGCTCATGGTGATGCTTATTCGATTATTGCTCGGTGAACTTGGCGAAGAGGTCATCGACGGTGAAGTGAAAGAGTCCTATTGTCCAGGAAGATATGACTTAAGTATTGCTGGTAAAAAGTTTGCAGGCATTTCTCAAAGAAGAATTCGCGGCGGTGTTGCTGTACAAATATATATCGCTGTTTCCGGGAGTGGCTCTTCCCGTGCTGCACTTATTAAGCAATTTTATGACCAAGCGGTTCAAGGTGCTCCTACAAAATTTGAGTACCCTAAAATCATTCCTACTAAAATGACTTCTCTTGACGAATTATCGACACAGCCTTTTTCAGTACAAAGCTTAATGCACAGCTTACTTATTACACTTTCTCGATTATGTGATGAGCTCCGTACTTACCAATTAACAGATGAAGATTGGAATAACTATGAAGATAACTTAGCAAGAATGATAAAGCGAAACGAAAAGCTCCATTAG
- the pta gene encoding phosphate acetyltransferase, whose amino-acid sequence MFSAIADKVKQGYPSIVFPEGTDERILEATVRLKKEGILNPILIGQETAISEKANSLQLDISNIDIYDPDTYPAFEELVEAFVERRKGKATPEEARKILKTPNYFGTMLVYVNKAAGLVSGAAHSTGDTVRPALQIIKTKEGVRKTSGVFVMVKGDQKYIFGDCAINIAPDSNDLAETAIEAAKTAKVFDIDPKVAMLSFSTKGSAKSPETEKVVEATKLAQEKAPQILIDGEFQFDAAFVPSVAQKKAPDSPLKGEANVFVFPSLEAGNIGYKIAQRLGEFEAIGPILQGLNKPVNDLSRGCNAEDVYKLALITAMQGLSD is encoded by the coding sequence ATGTTTTCTGCCATTGCGGATAAAGTGAAGCAAGGCTATCCGTCCATTGTTTTTCCTGAAGGCACGGACGAGCGTATTTTAGAAGCGACGGTAAGGTTAAAAAAAGAAGGGATTTTAAATCCAATTCTTATTGGTCAAGAAACTGCGATTAGCGAAAAAGCAAATAGTCTTCAATTAGATATTTCAAATATAGACATATATGATCCTGATACATACCCAGCATTTGAAGAATTAGTTGAAGCTTTTGTGGAACGCCGTAAAGGAAAGGCTACACCAGAAGAAGCTCGCAAAATATTAAAAACACCTAACTACTTTGGTACGATGCTCGTATATGTAAACAAAGCAGCTGGACTTGTTAGTGGGGCAGCACATTCTACAGGCGACACCGTAAGACCGGCCCTTCAAATTATCAAAACGAAGGAAGGCGTAAGAAAAACATCAGGTGTTTTTGTTATGGTAAAAGGAGATCAAAAGTATATTTTTGGAGATTGTGCCATCAACATTGCGCCAGATAGTAATGATTTAGCGGAAACTGCTATAGAAGCTGCTAAAACAGCAAAAGTATTCGACATTGATCCGAAGGTAGCTATGCTAAGTTTTTCAACAAAAGGTTCTGCGAAAAGTCCAGAAACAGAAAAAGTCGTAGAAGCAACAAAGCTTGCACAAGAAAAAGCACCGCAGATTTTAATTGATGGTGAATTTCAATTTGATGCGGCCTTTGTTCCATCTGTTGCACAAAAGAAAGCACCAGACTCGCCACTAAAGGGAGAAGCAAACGTGTTTGTATTTCCGAGTTTAGAAGCTGGAAATATCGGATATAAAATTGCCCAGCGCTTAGGTGAATTCGAAGCAATTGGACCAATTTTACAAGGGCTCAATAAGCCAGTCAACGATTTATCACGCGGTTGTAACGCAGAAGATGTATACAAATTAGCTTTAATCACAGCAATGCAAGGTCTTTCAGACTAA
- the hemQ gene encoding hydrogen peroxide-dependent heme synthase: MSEPAKTLEGWYVLHDFRKMNWTEWKKLGSEERETIMAEFFSLLEKWNNTQSKFEGSHGLYTIVGQKADFMMMLLRPTMEELNDIENAFNKTRLAEYTIPAHSYVSVVELSNYLPADKDPNTDPEIQARLKPILPKWQYVCFYPMDKRREGNDNWYMLPMEERQKMMRSHGMIGRSYAGKVRQIISGSVGFDDWEWGVTLFAHDVLQFKKLIYEMRFDEVSARYGEFGSFFVGNILEEDKIKAFLHV, translated from the coding sequence ATGAGCGAACCAGCAAAAACACTTGAAGGATGGTATGTGTTACACGATTTCCGTAAAATGAATTGGACTGAGTGGAAAAAGCTTGGCTCTGAGGAAAGAGAAACGATAATGGCTGAGTTTTTTAGCCTACTTGAAAAATGGAATAATACGCAATCAAAATTTGAAGGCAGCCATGGCTTATATACAATCGTTGGCCAAAAAGCAGATTTTATGATGATGCTTCTTCGTCCTACTATGGAAGAATTAAATGATATTGAGAATGCTTTTAATAAAACGCGATTAGCTGAATACACAATTCCAGCACATTCTTATGTGTCTGTTGTAGAATTAAGCAATTACTTACCAGCTGACAAAGATCCAAATACAGACCCAGAGATACAAGCAAGATTAAAGCCTATTTTACCTAAGTGGCAGTATGTTTGTTTTTATCCAATGGATAAGCGGCGTGAAGGTAATGACAATTGGTATATGCTTCCTATGGAAGAACGCCAAAAAATGATGCGAAGCCACGGTATGATTGGTCGTTCGTACGCTGGTAAAGTACGTCAAATCATTTCAGGTTCTGTAGGGTTTGACGATTGGGAGTGGGGAGTGACTTTGTTCGCTCACGATGTACTTCAATTTAAAAAGCTTATTTATGAAATGCGTTTTGATGAAGTAAGTGCACGTTACGGTGAGTTTGGCTCCTTCTTCGTCGGAAATATTTTAGAGGAAGACAAAATAAAAGCATTTTTACATGTCTAA
- a CDS encoding DUF3887 domain-containing protein translates to MRKQLLVFLLLLTSMIVTIGCNDHDDIEEIAVEYLEQLKAENFDEASAMFNDRVQALYTTEQLEKTWEEIKGDIGEFKGQEYEATEEFGTSETVHIRGIFDKNQIIFSFNFDENNKITNFYIH, encoded by the coding sequence ATGAGAAAACAGCTGTTAGTATTTCTTTTACTATTAACATCCATGATAGTGACAATAGGCTGTAATGATCATGACGATATAGAAGAGATAGCTGTCGAGTACCTTGAACAATTAAAAGCTGAAAACTTTGATGAGGCTAGTGCGATGTTTAACGATAGAGTGCAAGCTTTGTATACTACTGAACAGTTAGAAAAGACTTGGGAAGAAATAAAGGGAGATATAGGAGAGTTTAAAGGGCAGGAGTATGAAGCTACTGAGGAATTTGGAACTTCAGAAACAGTGCATATAAGAGGAATTTTTGATAAAAACCAAATAATATTTAGCTTCAACTTCGATGAAAATAATAAAATAACAAATTTTTATATACATTAG
- a CDS encoding cell wall hydrolase: MAVIKTRERDIELLGRLMRAEAEGEGELGMLKAGNVMVNRVRADCLDFTDIVNVEKMVFQSPGGFEAVQKSYFYKHPREKDKRLARRLVQGERHHPADFALWFFRPEGSCPAQWWGQWNSGRYKLHCFYSPLASECPSVYSTY; the protein is encoded by the coding sequence ATGGCTGTAATAAAAACTCGTGAGCGAGATATTGAATTATTGGGAAGGCTGATGCGAGCCGAGGCTGAAGGAGAAGGCGAGCTTGGTATGCTAAAAGCCGGAAACGTCATGGTAAATAGGGTTCGAGCAGATTGTCTTGATTTTACCGATATTGTAAATGTTGAGAAAATGGTTTTCCAATCTCCAGGAGGTTTTGAGGCTGTACAAAAAAGCTACTTTTATAAGCATCCAAGAGAAAAGGATAAGCGCTTAGCTCGAAGGCTTGTACAAGGGGAGCGTCATCACCCTGCTGATTTCGCACTTTGGTTTTTCCGACCAGAGGGGTCTTGCCCTGCACAGTGGTGGGGTCAATGGAACTCTGGCCGTTATAAATTACATTGCTTTTATTCGCCGTTAGCCAGTGAGTGTCCGTCCGTTTACAGTACTTATTAA
- the gerQ gene encoding spore coat protein GerQ, with the protein MYPQQGFPFPQYGGGFPQGAPGAVPGTPQPGFAQQQQFADPFAQGQLPLEQSFIENILRLNRGKVGTFYMTFENNERWNAKVFKGVVEAAGRDHIILSDPQTGKRYLLLMINLDYVTFDEELEYDYPYANGVASAPAPAPAQQDLSTYSPRD; encoded by the coding sequence ATGTATCCACAACAAGGTTTTCCATTTCCACAATACGGAGGCGGCTTTCCTCAAGGAGCACCTGGTGCAGTTCCAGGTACGCCACAGCCAGGTTTTGCACAACAACAGCAGTTTGCAGATCCATTTGCTCAAGGGCAGCTTCCTCTTGAACAGTCTTTTATCGAGAACATCCTCCGCTTAAACCGTGGAAAAGTAGGAACATTTTATATGACTTTTGAAAACAATGAGCGTTGGAATGCTAAAGTTTTTAAAGGTGTAGTAGAAGCAGCTGGAAGAGATCACATTATTCTTAGTGATCCTCAAACAGGAAAAAGATATTTACTACTCATGATAAATTTAGATTACGTGACATTCGACGAGGAGCTAGAATACGACTACCCTTATGCAAATGGAGTAGCTTCTGCACCGGCTCCTGCACCTGCACAGCAAGATTTATCAACTTACTCGCCAAGAGATTAG